The following proteins are encoded in a genomic region of Tenacibaculum sp. 190524A05c:
- a CDS encoding DUF4442 domain-containing protein: MSIYKKVAEIGTKFIPKAKLFKYGFNLSPMYRRSTGRIIEVSDDLLKVVVKVKLSYKNRNYVNSIFGGSLFSSVDPIPMVQLINLIGDDYVVWDKSAQIKFKRPAKEHVYADFNYSLEELEEIKRRVSEENEIEIIKTTLLTNKGKDKTFCEVHKTIYVADKAFYKDKLNRKK, from the coding sequence ATGTCCATTTATAAAAAAGTAGCCGAAATAGGAACCAAATTTATACCAAAAGCAAAGCTTTTTAAATATGGCTTTAATTTATCTCCAATGTATCGAAGAAGTACAGGACGTATAATTGAGGTCTCAGATGATTTACTAAAAGTAGTAGTTAAGGTAAAACTTAGTTATAAGAATAGAAACTACGTAAATTCTATTTTTGGAGGTAGTCTATTTTCTTCTGTTGATCCAATTCCAATGGTTCAATTAATCAATTTAATAGGTGATGATTATGTGGTTTGGGATAAATCAGCACAGATAAAATTTAAAAGGCCTGCAAAAGAGCATGTTTATGCTGATTTTAATTATTCTTTAGAAGAACTTGAAGAAATTAAAAGAAGAGTTTCTGAAGAAAATGAAATAGAAATTATAAAGACTACATTACTTACCAATAAAGGAAAAGATAAGACTTTTTGTGAGGTACATAAAACTATCTATGTAGCCGATAAAGCTTTCTATAAAGACAAACTTAATCGTAAAAAATAA
- a CDS encoding DUF2911 domain-containing protein: MKKILLGLFVASLTLSVNAQIKTPQPSPLSKLEQKVGLTDVTVEYSRPGVKGRKVFGDLVPFGSLWRTGANKNTIVTFSQDVMIGGKKLKKGSYAIFTKPAASSWEVMFYSDTNNWGTPRKWDDSKVALTTTASVVNMPMTVETFTISFDDITNSSAVLGILWENTYAGIKFEVPTDKAVEASIASVMSGPAPNDYYAAASYYMDEGKDVKKAMMWIDKAVDMTKDQPRFWYLRKQSLIHAKAGDKKGAIEAAKASLMHAEKAKNADYVKMNKESLKKWGA, from the coding sequence ATGAAAAAAATACTTTTAGGATTATTTGTTGCTTCATTAACATTATCTGTTAACGCACAAATTAAAACCCCGCAACCAAGTCCACTTTCAAAATTAGAGCAAAAAGTAGGTTTAACTGATGTTACTGTTGAATACTCTAGACCTGGAGTAAAAGGAAGAAAAGTTTTTGGCGATTTAGTTCCTTTTGGATCTTTATGGAGAACTGGAGCTAATAAGAATACTATTGTTACGTTTAGCCAAGATGTTATGATTGGCGGTAAAAAACTTAAGAAAGGTTCTTATGCTATTTTCACTAAACCAGCTGCTTCTTCTTGGGAAGTTATGTTTTATAGTGATACAAACAACTGGGGAACTCCTAGAAAATGGGATGATAGTAAAGTTGCATTAACTACAACTGCAAGTGTTGTAAATATGCCAATGACTGTTGAAACATTTACTATTTCTTTTGATGATATCACAAACAGTTCTGCTGTATTAGGTATTTTATGGGAAAACACATATGCTGGAATTAAGTTTGAAGTTCCAACTGATAAAGCTGTTGAAGCAAGTATTGCTTCTGTAATGTCTGGACCAGCTCCTAACGATTATTACGCTGCTGCTTCTTACTATATGGATGAAGGTAAAGATGTTAAGAAAGCTATGATGTGGATTGACAAAGCTGTTGATATGACTAAAGACCAACCACGTTTTTGGTACTTACGTAAGCAGTCTTTAATTCACGCAAAAGCTGGAGATAAAAAAGGTGCAATTGAGGCAGCTAAAGCTTCTTTAATGCACGCAGAGAAAGCTAAAAACGCTGACTACGTTAAGATGAACAAAGAGTCTCTAAAAAAATGGGGAGCTTAG
- a CDS encoding MIP family channel protein: MKKYISEFVGTFALIFCGTGAMTINEVTNGSIGHVGIAITWGLIVMAMIYAFGEISGAHFNPAVTISFAYAKKFPWSEVPKYIVFQILGALLASFTLWFLFPESEFYGATIPSTDAIRAFVLELLLTFFLMVTIINVSTGSKEVGVMAGIAIGGVVLLEAMFAGPITKASMNPARSLAPAIVSGHFQDIWLYMIAPVLGALLAVATCKLVKDDNCCDGDC, from the coding sequence ATGAAAAAATATATTTCTGAGTTTGTCGGAACTTTTGCATTGATTTTTTGTGGAACTGGGGCAATGACTATTAATGAAGTTACTAACGGATCAATTGGGCATGTTGGAATTGCGATTACATGGGGATTGATTGTAATGGCAATGATTTATGCTTTTGGAGAAATTTCTGGAGCACATTTTAATCCAGCGGTTACTATTTCATTTGCTTATGCTAAAAAGTTTCCTTGGTCTGAAGTTCCGAAGTATATTGTTTTTCAAATTCTTGGAGCACTTTTAGCCAGTTTTACTTTATGGTTTTTATTTCCTGAAAGTGAATTTTATGGTGCAACAATACCATCAACAGATGCCATACGGGCTTTTGTTTTAGAGTTGTTACTTACGTTTTTCCTTATGGTTACTATTATAAATGTTTCTACAGGAAGTAAGGAAGTAGGCGTAATGGCAGGAATTGCAATTGGTGGCGTAGTTTTATTGGAAGCAATGTTTGCAGGACCAATTACGAAGGCTTCTATGAATCCTGCAAGATCTTTAGCACCAGCTATTGTTTCTGGACATTTCCAAGATATTTGGTTGTATATGATAGCTCCTGTTTTAGGGGCGTTATTGGCTGTAGCTACTTGTAAATTGGTAAAAGATGACAATTGCTGTGATGGCGATTGCTAA